A single window of Acetohalobium arabaticum DSM 5501 DNA harbors:
- the ftsA gene encoding cell division protein FtsA: protein MSQRRIITGLDIGTTKICAIIAEVNDNEILDIIGIGTSPSVGLRKGVVVDIDDTVSSIESAIEKAERMAGIEVDSVYVGIAGSHISSMNSQGVVAITGEDKEITQEDIDRVIEASQIVAIPPEREILHVLPRGFVIDGCQKVKHPRGMSGVRLKVETHIVTGSITSIENLVKSVNKLGIDVEDVVLEPLAASESVLSNSEKELGVVLVDIGGGTTDVAIFKEGSIWYTAVLPVGGDHITNDIAVGLRTPIKNAEKIKIKDGSALADEVSEKEKIDVLTTSGKETKTVSRKLLCEIIEPRIDEIFSLVQQEIYESGYDGLIPAGLVVTGGASLMPLIPELASEKLDLPVRRGIPDKIDDLANFVDDNIYSVGNEEVNISEDSTAIFATGVGLVCYGNQQEHESPLTSQKEGKGMGNILNKVKDWFDGTF, encoded by the coding sequence GTGTCACAACGAAGAATTATAACCGGCTTGGATATAGGGACTACAAAAATATGTGCTATCATAGCTGAAGTCAATGATAATGAAATTTTGGATATAATCGGAATCGGAACTAGTCCTTCTGTAGGTCTTCGTAAGGGAGTAGTTGTTGATATTGATGATACTGTTAGCTCAATAGAATCAGCAATTGAGAAGGCAGAACGGATGGCTGGAATTGAGGTAGATTCTGTTTATGTGGGAATAGCTGGTTCTCATATTTCTTCTATGAATAGTCAGGGAGTAGTGGCTATTACTGGTGAGGATAAAGAAATTACTCAAGAAGATATTGATAGAGTAATTGAAGCTTCACAGATTGTAGCTATTCCTCCTGAACGCGAGATTCTGCATGTTCTGCCGCGGGGTTTTGTAATAGATGGATGCCAGAAGGTAAAGCACCCTCGGGGGATGTCGGGAGTAAGATTAAAGGTTGAGACTCATATTGTAACCGGCTCTATAACTTCAATCGAAAATTTGGTAAAAAGCGTGAATAAATTGGGGATAGATGTTGAAGATGTAGTTTTAGAACCACTAGCAGCCAGCGAATCAGTGCTTTCTAATAGTGAAAAAGAATTAGGGGTTGTATTAGTAGATATCGGCGGTGGAACTACTGATGTTGCTATCTTTAAAGAAGGGAGCATCTGGTATACTGCTGTTTTACCTGTGGGAGGAGACCATATAACCAATGATATTGCTGTTGGGCTCAGGACTCCGATTAAGAATGCTGAAAAGATTAAAATTAAAGATGGAAGTGCGTTAGCTGATGAAGTAAGTGAAAAGGAAAAGATTGATGTTTTGACTACCAGCGGCAAAGAAACTAAAACTGTTTCTCGTAAATTACTCTGTGAAATTATTGAGCCTAGAATTGATGAAATATTTAGTTTGGTTCAGCAAGAGATTTACGAGTCAGGCTATGATGGCTTGATTCCAGCCGGTTTAGTGGTTACTGGAGGAGCTTCATTAATGCCGTTGATTCCAGAACTGGCATCGGAAAAATTGGACTTGCCAGTAAGGCGGGGAATTCCTGATAAGATAGATGATTTAGCTAATTTTGTGGATGATAATATCTATTCTGTTGGTAATGAAGAAGTCAATATTTCTGAAGACAGTACTGCTATTTTTGCTACAGGAGTTGGGTTAGTCTGTTATGGAAATCAGCAGGAGCATGAATCTCCTCTTACTTCTCAAAAAGAAGGTAAGGGAATGGGGAATATATTAAATAAAGTTAAAGACTGGTTTGATGGTACTTTTTAA
- the murA gene encoding UDP-N-acetylglucosamine 1-carboxyvinyltransferase, whose translation MSSFIVEGGNRLTGEVEISGAKNAVLPILAGTALSSGENSIHQVPKLRDVRVMKEVLESLGAEVSQEDDVITVNSRLIDSCEIAEALMRKMRATVFLMGPLLARFNQVRISQPGGCSIGPRPIDLHIKGLKALGAKFTEGHGYLEVKADKLVGADIHLDFPSVGATENIMMAATKAKGTTVLRNAAKEPEIIDLQNFLNCMGAEIRGAGTDMIKIKGVEKLQSINYTVIPDRIETGTFMVAAAITNGEVLLQNVIPEHIEPVIAKLIEAGVEIKYDQDQIKVTGVPKVKAVDVKTLPYPGFPTDMQPQFMALLSVAEGTSVITETIFENRFKHADELRRMGADIKIESRSAIIEGIDNLSGTVVEASDLRAGAALVLAGLVAENKTEIKDIYHIDRGYEDLEEKIDRLGGQISRVKEEPNE comes from the coding sequence ATGTCTAGTTTTATAGTTGAAGGCGGTAATCGTTTAACTGGTGAAGTAGAGATTAGTGGGGCTAAGAATGCAGTGCTTCCTATTTTAGCCGGGACTGCGTTATCGTCGGGGGAAAATTCTATTCATCAAGTTCCTAAGCTGCGTGATGTACGAGTGATGAAAGAGGTTTTAGAAAGCTTAGGAGCTGAAGTTAGCCAAGAAGATGATGTTATTACTGTTAATTCACGGTTAATAGATTCCTGTGAGATTGCTGAAGCATTAATGCGTAAGATGCGGGCAACTGTTTTCTTAATGGGACCGCTGTTGGCTCGATTTAACCAGGTCCGTATTTCTCAACCAGGCGGCTGTAGTATTGGTCCGCGGCCGATTGATCTACATATCAAAGGCTTAAAGGCATTAGGAGCTAAATTTACAGAGGGGCATGGATATTTAGAAGTAAAGGCTGATAAGTTAGTTGGAGCAGATATTCATCTTGATTTTCCCAGTGTTGGAGCAACGGAAAATATTATGATGGCTGCGACTAAGGCTAAAGGAACTACTGTTCTTAGGAATGCTGCTAAGGAACCGGAAATTATAGATTTGCAGAATTTTCTAAACTGTATGGGAGCTGAAATTCGGGGTGCTGGAACGGATATGATTAAGATAAAAGGGGTTGAAAAATTACAGTCAATTAATTATACAGTGATTCCGGATCGAATTGAAACGGGTACTTTTATGGTGGCTGCTGCAATAACTAATGGTGAAGTCTTGCTACAGAATGTGATTCCGGAACATATAGAACCTGTAATTGCTAAATTAATCGAGGCAGGCGTGGAGATTAAGTATGATCAGGATCAGATTAAGGTAACCGGAGTTCCGAAAGTAAAGGCTGTTGATGTTAAGACTCTGCCTTATCCTGGATTTCCAACAGATATGCAGCCCCAATTTATGGCTCTGTTATCAGTGGCTGAAGGTACCAGTGTAATTACTGAGACTATCTTCGAGAATAGATTTAAGCATGCTGATGAATTAAGGAGAATGGGAGCAGATATAAAGATAGAAAGCAGATCTGCTATTATCGAAGGGATTGATAATCTATCAGGAACAGTTGTAGAAGCAAGTGATCTTAGGGCTGGAGCAGCTTTGGTATTAGCAGGATTAGTAGCAGAAAATAAAACTGAAATCAAAGATATATATCATATTGATCGTGGTTATGAAGACTTGGAAGAGAAGATAGATAGATTAGGCGGTCAGATTAGTCGGGTAAAGGAGGAGCCTAATGAATAA
- the spoIIGA gene encoding sigma-E processing peptidase SpoIIGA: MELTIYLDLLIIINLLMNYLLLWTTGRLIKIDYKIWRLILSAFVGTLYTILILFPQWQFCNNIVTYFFISILMVCLAYWPLWWKRLLKALGYFYLMTFLTAGVLMAGYNLNLQSQFREVTNSFNLSLQDSWILLLGALVLGLLGKFGWSIFQRRVPAESAIIPLVIIFEGKKLELEALIDTGNRLCDPLTEAPVIIVELNSLLTVLPQEIEEIFSNYDLALNREEIATDIGNTAWANRFRLIPFSAIGSQRELLIGLKPDEVRFNFKDEIFITDQVIVGVEDQEFNQIEDYTALMNPELFDKEGG; this comes from the coding sequence ATGGAATTAACAATTTATCTTGATCTGTTAATCATAATAAATTTACTTATGAATTATTTATTACTATGGACTACTGGTAGATTGATAAAGATTGATTATAAGATATGGAGATTAATATTAAGTGCATTTGTTGGGACATTATATACTATTTTGATTCTATTTCCCCAATGGCAGTTTTGTAATAATATAGTTACCTACTTTTTTATTTCCATTTTAATGGTCTGTCTTGCTTACTGGCCTTTATGGTGGAAGCGTCTGCTGAAGGCCTTAGGCTATTTCTATTTAATGACCTTTTTGACTGCTGGAGTATTGATGGCAGGATATAATCTAAATCTGCAGTCTCAATTCAGAGAAGTAACCAATAGCTTTAATCTTTCGCTGCAGGATAGCTGGATATTATTATTAGGTGCCTTAGTATTAGGATTATTAGGCAAATTCGGCTGGAGTATATTCCAAAGAAGGGTTCCCGCAGAGAGTGCAATAATACCATTAGTTATTATATTTGAAGGAAAAAAATTGGAACTGGAGGCCTTAATTGATACCGGAAACCGATTATGCGATCCATTGACGGAAGCGCCAGTAATTATTGTAGAATTAAATTCATTATTGACTGTTCTACCTCAAGAGATTGAAGAAATCTTTAGTAATTATGATCTGGCATTGAATAGAGAGGAGATAGCGACTGATATAGGTAATACAGCCTGGGCCAATCGGTTTAGATTAATTCCTTTTTCAGCCATTGGGAGCCAACGAGAATTATTAATTGGTTTGAAACCGGATGAAGTCAGATTTAATTTTAAAGATGAAATATTTATAACTGATCAGGTAATTGTGGGAGTGGAAGATCAGGAATTTAATCAGATAGAAGACTATACTGCTCTTATGAATCCAGAATTATTTGATAAGGAGGGGGGGTAA
- the murC gene encoding UDP-N-acetylmuramate--L-alanine ligase — MEDEARIHLIGIGGIGMSGIANLLLDLGYEVSGSDIKESDIVTDLQQKGAKVSIGHQASNIEGADEVVLSSAIPEDNPELVKAKKEGLPILKRAEMVGKLMSKQQGISISGTHGKTTTTAMAATVLEKNSLDSTILVGGKLDLISGSNAKLGTGDYFITEADESDGSLLFMDPKIGVVTNIEADHLDYYESCSEIIDTFSKFLNSLPSDGVGIVSLDDNEIRDMVDRVDTDLITYGLNNKAEIMAKDIELQEFGSKSVIYRYQDRLGELKLNVPGKHNLSNALAVIGIGLHIGLEFSKIAEALKDFTGVKRRFEKLGKYRGAVLVDDYAHHPTELEATLAAANNMDFERIIAVFQPHRYTRTKFLLEEFSLAFGDADEVIITDIYASGEEPIPGVKAEKIAELINQRVFQKAKFIAELDKVYDYLKDRIGAGDLVLTLGAGDVWKVGDRLASNRVETIVNSPEELTMEV; from the coding sequence ATGGAGGATGAGGCCCGGATTCATTTAATCGGTATTGGTGGCATCGGGATGAGCGGTATTGCCAATCTTTTACTTGATTTAGGATATGAAGTAAGCGGTTCGGATATAAAGGAGTCAGATATTGTTACTGATTTACAGCAGAAAGGAGCTAAAGTAAGTATTGGCCATCAGGCTTCCAACATAGAAGGGGCAGATGAAGTTGTTCTTTCTTCGGCAATTCCTGAAGATAATCCGGAATTGGTTAAAGCTAAAAAAGAGGGGTTACCTATTTTGAAAAGGGCTGAGATGGTTGGAAAATTAATGTCCAAACAGCAGGGGATATCCATTTCGGGAACCCACGGTAAAACAACAACAACTGCAATGGCGGCTACAGTTTTGGAAAAGAATAGTCTGGATTCGACAATATTAGTAGGCGGTAAATTAGATTTAATATCTGGCAGTAATGCTAAATTAGGTACTGGTGATTATTTTATAACAGAAGCTGATGAAAGTGACGGTTCTTTATTATTCATGGATCCTAAGATAGGTGTAGTTACTAATATTGAAGCTGATCATCTGGATTATTATGAATCCTGTAGTGAAATAATAGATACCTTCAGTAAATTTTTAAATAGTCTGCCGTCTGATGGAGTAGGAATAGTTTCGTTGGATGATAATGAAATAAGAGACATGGTTGACAGAGTAGATACCGATCTAATAACCTATGGCTTAAATAATAAAGCAGAAATAATGGCTAAAGATATTGAACTGCAGGAGTTCGGTTCGAAGTCTGTTATTTATCGTTATCAAGATAGATTAGGTGAATTAAAGCTTAATGTACCCGGAAAACATAATCTTTCTAATGCTTTAGCTGTTATTGGAATCGGATTACATATCGGTTTAGAATTTTCAAAAATTGCTGAAGCGCTAAAGGATTTTACCGGAGTAAAACGCCGATTTGAAAAACTGGGTAAGTATCGTGGAGCTGTTTTAGTTGATGATTATGCCCATCATCCAACGGAACTGGAGGCTACTTTAGCAGCAGCCAATAATATGGATTTTGAACGAATAATTGCTGTCTTTCAGCCGCACCGATATACACGGACTAAGTTTCTGTTAGAAGAGTTCAGCCTGGCTTTTGGTGATGCTGATGAAGTGATTATTACCGATATCTATGCCAGCGGTGAAGAACCGATTCCGGGAGTAAAAGCAGAGAAGATTGCTGAATTGATTAACCAACGTGTATTCCAGAAGGCCAAATTCATTGCTGAACTTGATAAAGTTTATGATTATCTAAAGGACCGTATTGGAGCTGGAGACTTAGTTCTAACTTTAGGAGCAGGTGATGTCTGGAAAGTAGGAGATAGATTAGCTTCTAATCGGGTAGAGACTATTGTAAATAGTCCTGAGGAATTAACAATGGAGGTTTAA
- the ftsZ gene encoding cell division protein FtsZ: protein MFEFCAETDQFADIKVVGVGGGGNNAINRMIESQLKGVEFVAINTDAQALVSSAANSTVQIGEKLTEGLGAGANPELGQKAAEESREMIAETLKGADMVFITAGMGGGTGTGAAPVVAEVAKELGALTVAVVTKPFTVEGRKRMEKAEYGVDNLKEKVDTLIVIPNDRLLETVEKQTSLMEAFEVADDVLRQGVQGISDLITITGLINLDFADVKTIMTDAGSALMGIGDAEGEDRAAEAARQAIASPLLEASIEGAKGVLLNITGGVDLGLHEANEAAKTVSEVADANANIILGAVVDEDLEKEVKVTVIATGFDETEEQEVQVEESKPDVDTNDEKSGRDLDNIESFANDDLDIPAFLRQKEG, encoded by the coding sequence ATGTTTGAATTCTGTGCTGAAACAGATCAGTTTGCTGATATAAAAGTAGTTGGAGTTGGCGGCGGTGGTAATAATGCTATTAACCGGATGATTGAATCCCAGCTTAAAGGAGTAGAATTTGTAGCTATTAATACTGATGCTCAGGCTTTAGTTTCATCTGCGGCTAATAGTACAGTTCAAATAGGCGAAAAGTTAACTGAAGGATTAGGTGCTGGTGCTAATCCTGAATTAGGACAGAAAGCTGCTGAAGAGAGTCGAGAAATGATTGCTGAAACCTTGAAGGGAGCAGATATGGTCTTTATTACTGCCGGTATGGGCGGCGGTACCGGGACTGGAGCAGCTCCTGTTGTAGCGGAAGTAGCTAAAGAATTAGGGGCTTTGACAGTAGCAGTTGTAACAAAGCCTTTTACTGTTGAAGGTAGAAAACGGATGGAAAAGGCTGAGTATGGTGTAGATAACTTAAAGGAGAAGGTCGATACCTTAATTGTTATTCCGAATGATAGACTGCTGGAAACAGTAGAAAAGCAGACATCTTTGATGGAGGCATTTGAAGTTGCTGATGATGTTTTACGTCAGGGAGTTCAAGGAATTTCCGATTTAATTACCATTACTGGTTTGATTAATCTAGATTTTGCTGATGTAAAAACAATTATGACTGATGCTGGTTCGGCTTTAATGGGCATTGGAGATGCCGAAGGTGAAGATAGAGCAGCTGAGGCAGCTAGACAGGCAATTGCTTCTCCATTACTAGAAGCTTCTATTGAAGGAGCTAAAGGAGTATTATTAAATATTACTGGCGGTGTAGACCTAGGTCTGCATGAAGCTAACGAAGCAGCTAAAACTGTATCAGAGGTAGCTGATGCTAATGCTAATATTATTCTAGGAGCAGTGGTGGATGAAGACTTAGAAAAAGAAGTAAAGGTAACTGTTATTGCTACAGGTTTTGATGAAACCGAAGAACAAGAGGTACAGGTAGAAGAAAGTAAACCTGATGTTGATACAAATGATGAAAAATCCGGTAGGGATCTCGATAATATCGAATCCTTTGCTAATGATGATTTAGATATACCGGCTTTTTTACGCCAAAAAGAAGGATAA
- the sigE gene encoding RNA polymerase sporulation sigma factor SigE, which produces MLALAQKLKLSFRIQFVKLLQKLGLDVNRKIFYVGSSEALPPPLSNEEESYLLSKLKEGDKAVRSVLIERNLRLVVYIARKFENTGIDIEDLVSIGTIGLIKAVNTFDVSKRIKLATYASRCIENEILMYLRRNNKKKSEISFDEPLNIDWDGNELKLSDVLGTDMDLIYQYIEEDVDRELLLQAMEVLTDRERKIMILRFGLGEDREEMTQKEVADILGISQSYISRLEKRIIKKLQQEISKMQLE; this is translated from the coding sequence TTGTTAGCATTAGCGCAAAAATTAAAATTATCTTTTAGAATTCAATTTGTAAAGTTATTGCAGAAACTGGGGTTAGATGTAAATAGAAAGATCTTCTATGTAGGAAGCAGTGAGGCATTACCGCCGCCACTGTCGAATGAAGAAGAAAGTTATCTACTTTCTAAGCTAAAAGAGGGAGACAAAGCTGTACGCAGTGTTTTAATTGAACGTAATCTAAGGTTGGTAGTTTATATAGCACGTAAATTTGAGAATACCGGCATAGATATTGAGGATTTAGTATCTATAGGTACTATTGGGTTAATCAAAGCTGTGAATACTTTTGATGTCAGTAAAAGAATTAAATTAGCTACTTATGCTTCTCGATGTATTGAGAACGAAATTTTAATGTATCTACGCCGCAATAATAAGAAAAAATCAGAAATTTCCTTTGATGAACCGCTTAATATCGATTGGGATGGAAATGAGCTTAAATTATCTGATGTATTAGGAACTGATATGGACCTAATTTACCAGTATATAGAAGAGGATGTAGATAGAGAATTATTACTCCAGGCTATGGAAGTTTTAACTGATAGAGAGAGAAAGATTATGATTTTGAGATTCGGTCTAGGAGAAGATAGAGAAGAGATGACTCAAAAGGAGGTAGCAGATATTTTAGGAATTTCTCAATCATATATTTCTAGATTAGAGAAAAGAATTATTAAGAAG
- the murB gene encoding UDP-N-acetylmuramate dehydrogenase gives MKESIKQELKSKVKGKISFEESLKNHTSFQVGGPAEVLIIPQDIDDLQQLMVYLNRTGVEHTVIGNGTNLLVSDQGISGVVIKLVGGIDGVEIQKQRITAGGGASLPVVAKQAAKVGLSGLEFASGLPATVGGATVMNAGLKSLNHISKVIDKVRVVSSTGELQIFDSSECEFGYRQSRFQLADSVIVGVEMILKPKPKEKIQSKMEELIAKRKKSQPLKMPNAGCIFKNPSSASAGRLIDEAGGKGMQIGGAVVSSKHANFIVNKDNATAQDIMDLIDEVKTLVKEEYGLELVCEVQIIS, from the coding sequence ATGAAAGAATCAATTAAACAGGAATTAAAGTCGAAGGTTAAGGGGAAGATAAGCTTTGAGGAATCATTAAAGAATCATACCTCTTTTCAAGTGGGCGGGCCTGCTGAAGTCTTGATTATTCCTCAGGATATTGATGATTTACAGCAGCTTATGGTCTATTTAAATAGAACCGGAGTTGAACATACAGTAATCGGCAACGGGACTAATTTATTGGTATCTGACCAGGGAATTTCAGGAGTAGTGATTAAATTAGTTGGCGGAATAGATGGGGTTGAAATTCAGAAGCAAAGAATTACTGCCGGCGGAGGAGCATCACTACCAGTAGTTGCTAAACAGGCTGCTAAGGTAGGATTAAGCGGGTTGGAATTTGCCTCTGGACTGCCGGCAACAGTAGGAGGAGCTACAGTGATGAATGCTGGTCTTAAGAGTTTAAATCATATTAGTAAAGTTATAGATAAAGTGCGAGTAGTTTCTTCTACTGGAGAATTACAGATATTTGATTCTAGTGAATGTGAGTTTGGATATAGACAGAGTAGATTTCAGTTAGCAGATTCAGTTATAGTTGGAGTAGAGATGATACTTAAGCCTAAACCTAAAGAAAAAATCCAATCTAAAATGGAAGAATTGATTGCTAAACGTAAGAAGAGTCAGCCGCTTAAGATGCCTAATGCTGGATGTATTTTTAAGAATCCTAGTTCTGCTTCAGCAGGGAGATTAATTGATGAAGCAGGCGGCAAAGGAATGCAGATTGGAGGCGCTGTAGTTTCTTCTAAACATGCTAATTTTATTGTAAATAAAGATAATGCAACAGCTCAAGATATAATGGATTTGATCGATGAAGTGAAGACTTTAGTTAAGGAGGAGTATGGTTTAGAATTGGTGTGTGAGGTGCAGATTATTTCTTGA
- a CDS encoding cell division protein FtsQ/DivIB, which yields MDRKDYFILSLSLVIIIAVLTFINSNFFSLSSVVVSGNKVLTNREIIQAAGLNKEENIFQIDFEDISAKLMEKHQIKGVVLKRKLPSTVKIKLDERRPLLAVLSNNKYLLLNKNGWILTKIEKLSNVTYPILKDVEVNTINNKVKLTEHLQTSLQYLTGVDRKILNRIDSIEFDTKDNVIFQLESGIVKFGQPLKIDYKIKLFNQIYHDLKEKRKKLEYINLKYYKNPVVRLE from the coding sequence GTGGACCGAAAGGACTATTTTATTTTATCTTTGAGTTTAGTTATAATTATAGCGGTATTAACCTTTATTAATTCAAATTTTTTCTCTTTAAGTAGTGTAGTTGTTAGTGGCAATAAAGTTTTAACAAATAGGGAAATAATTCAGGCTGCTGGTTTAAATAAAGAGGAGAACATATTTCAGATAGATTTTGAAGATATAAGTGCTAAATTAATGGAAAAGCATCAGATTAAAGGAGTGGTGTTAAAAAGGAAACTACCTTCTACAGTAAAGATTAAACTGGATGAGCGAAGACCATTATTGGCTGTTTTGAGCAATAATAAATATTTATTACTCAATAAAAATGGTTGGATATTAACTAAAATTGAAAAGCTATCTAACGTCACTTATCCGATTTTAAAAGATGTGGAAGTAAATACAATAAATAATAAAGTTAAGTTAACTGAACATCTACAGACTAGTCTACAATATTTAACTGGGGTCGATAGAAAGATTTTAAATCGGATAGATAGTATAGAGTTTGATACAAAGGATAATGTTATCTTTCAGCTTGAATCAGGAATAGTTAAATTTGGACAGCCTCTTAAAATAGATTATAAGATAAAACTGTTTAATCAGATTTATCATGACTTAAAGGAAAAAAGAAAAAAGTTAGAGTATATTAATTTAAAATATTATAAAAATCCAGTCGTTAGACTGGAATAG
- a CDS encoding D-alanine--D-alanine ligase family protein gives MNKRVAVIRGGRSKERDISLKTGKAVYEALETEGVDVIALDPEEENFYQQLTTEEIDVAFIALHGRYGEDGTIQGLFEMMDIPYTGSGVLASSLAMDKIISKKLFQQEGVLTPEFKVISRNNWDQQAEKLLTELKIELDLPVVVKPALEGSSLGLSIIKKRENLATAVDTAFEYDNEVLVEKYIAGKEITIGILGNQDLSVLPIIEIKPKTGAYDFEAKYTKGMTEFVIPAQLEEEIYNQAQKIANKAYRVLKCSGMARADLIVSKEGKPYVLEVNTIPGMTETSLLPQAAQAAGIDFPELVLEILEYAVK, from the coding sequence ATGAATAAGAGAGTAGCTGTTATCCGAGGTGGTAGATCTAAGGAGCGGGACATTTCTTTAAAGACGGGTAAAGCTGTTTATGAGGCTTTAGAGACAGAAGGAGTAGATGTTATAGCTTTAGATCCTGAGGAGGAAAATTTTTATCAACAATTAACAACTGAAGAGATAGATGTAGCATTTATTGCTCTTCATGGAAGATATGGAGAAGATGGTACAATTCAAGGCTTATTTGAGATGATGGATATTCCCTATACAGGATCTGGAGTTTTAGCCAGTTCACTGGCTATGGATAAGATAATTTCAAAAAAATTATTCCAACAGGAAGGAGTTTTGACTCCAGAATTCAAAGTCATAAGTAGGAATAATTGGGATCAACAGGCTGAAAAGTTATTAACAGAATTAAAGATTGAACTGGATCTTCCGGTAGTAGTTAAACCGGCTTTAGAAGGTTCGAGTCTAGGTCTATCAATTATAAAAAAGAGAGAAAACTTAGCAACAGCAGTTGATACAGCCTTTGAATATGATAATGAAGTCTTAGTTGAAAAGTATATTGCAGGAAAAGAGATTACTATAGGAATTTTAGGCAATCAAGATTTATCAGTATTACCGATAATAGAGATTAAGCCTAAAACAGGGGCTTATGATTTCGAAGCTAAATATACTAAAGGGATGACAGAATTTGTTATTCCAGCCCAATTAGAAGAAGAAATTTATAATCAAGCTCAAAAGATAGCTAATAAAGCCTATCGAGTTTTAAAGTGTTCAGGAATGGCTAGAGCTGATTTGATTGTTTCTAAAGAAGGTAAACCTTATGTATTGGAGGTTAATACTATTCCTGGAATGACCGAGACTAGTCTTTTGCCACAGGCTGCACAGGCAGCAGGTATTGACTTTCCGGAGTTAGTACTTGAAATTTTGGAATATGCTGTGAAATGA
- the murG gene encoding undecaprenyldiphospho-muramoylpentapeptide beta-N-acetylglucosaminyltransferase translates to MKAIITGGGTGGHIYPGLAIARNIEAEYENPEILFVGNAEGLEAEIVPQAGYELKTVPCQGLPRELSIKILESLILTGLGVWKAREIITSFQPDIVIGTGGYVSGPVVLAAALMGKKTIIQEQNAYPGLTNRLLAYLVDKVMLSHQDAEDYFTSRADFIWTGNPIRPEIMTARKEASCNKLGLDSKRKIILSFGGSRGARSINQAMEEVYRLAQRNSQLQILHITGKNEFDRVQEVAAKLGITELDTGNIIIKPYLYDMAAGLAAADLVISRAGATGLAEITARGIPAILIPYPHAAENHQVHNARALEKEGAAKVILDQNLTGKRLVEEVKNLIFTDKKLERMARASKRLGKPQAGANILQLVKELV, encoded by the coding sequence ATGAAAGCTATTATTACTGGCGGAGGCACTGGCGGTCATATTTATCCTGGATTGGCTATTGCTCGCAATATTGAAGCGGAATATGAAAATCCAGAGATATTATTTGTAGGTAATGCTGAAGGATTGGAAGCAGAGATTGTTCCTCAGGCTGGCTATGAGCTAAAGACTGTTCCTTGTCAGGGTCTGCCGCGAGAATTATCGATAAAGATTTTGGAAAGCTTAATTTTAACCGGATTAGGAGTCTGGAAAGCAAGAGAGATAATTACTTCTTTCCAGCCGGATATAGTGATTGGAACCGGCGGTTATGTCAGCGGTCCAGTAGTATTAGCAGCTGCTTTAATGGGCAAGAAGACAATCATACAAGAACAGAATGCTTATCCTGGATTGACCAATAGATTACTTGCCTATCTGGTAGATAAAGTTATGTTGAGCCATCAGGATGCTGAGGATTACTTTACTAGTCGGGCTGACTTTATCTGGACTGGAAATCCGATTCGACCGGAAATTATGACGGCTAGAAAGGAAGCAAGCTGTAACAAGTTAGGATTGGATAGTAAGCGGAAAATTATTCTAAGTTTTGGCGGTAGCCGGGGGGCTAGAAGTATAAATCAGGCTATGGAAGAAGTTTATAGGTTAGCTCAGAGAAATTCTCAGCTACAGATTCTACATATAACCGGCAAGAATGAGTTCGACCGGGTCCAAGAGGTTGCTGCCAAGCTGGGTATAACTGAGCTAGATACAGGAAATATTATTATTAAACCTTATCTTTATGATATGGCAGCTGGATTAGCAGCGGCTGATTTAGTTATTTCCCGGGCAGGTGCTACAGGATTAGCTGAGATAACTGCCCGGGGTATTCCGGCTATTCTAATTCCTTATCCGCATGCTGCTGAAAACCATCAGGTGCATAATGCCCGTGCTTTAGAAAAAGAGGGAGCAGCTAAAGTGATTTTGGACCAGAATTTAACAGGAAAAAGGCTGGTAGAAGAAGTTAAAAACTTAATCTTTACTGATAAGAAATTAGAAAGAATGGCTCGAGCCAGTAAAAGATTAGGTAAGCCGCAGGCAGGAGCCAATATACTTCAATTAGTTAAAGAGTTAGTTTGA